In Biomphalaria glabrata chromosome 8, xgBioGlab47.1, whole genome shotgun sequence, the genomic window tcccaAGCGTATTCATGTGTTAATCAAGTCGTGCAAGTTAATTCATTTGGGTTTCTTcacttttgaaggaacgtctgtaatttataaaataagattaaaatacaaaattaaaaaataataaaaaaataaattgtattgatataaaaaatatttatgtcaatattatatttttaaaaagtaggcctatattatagtatattattTGTAAGCGAGTAGTTTTTTCAATAGCATTGAAACGTTGTTGACAAGCATTAATCCTTCAAACCTAAACTACTTACATTTTTTACttacaactaaaataaaaaactaaaatttaaaaaaaataatgtatagaATGATCAATCATATGATAATGTTCAGATAAAGttgtatatataaaatatttttataggaaaaaaatgtttcagcaGATCTAAATTATAAATTGAAACCAATATTATAAATTATCTTGGGAACTATTAAATTGCAATTTTGCGatatctttttttcattttttaggtcACAGTTCATTTAATCTGCGCATGAACGGAAGTATTACAAGCAATCGTGATTGGAAACGAAAATGGTAGTAAATcttcattcattttttatttgttttctaagTTAACAGTTCTATAGTTATGGTTTATAGCTTAGCCAAACTGATTAATGATGATAatttaatatatctagatcttctTCTCCTACCCCTTACTCtgatggggcaccacacaagatctgttgaccgtctttctccagaCTGTCTAGCAGTCCCTGCCCTAGGCTTTTTCAGGCTAGgctattctagtctagatctaattctgaGACTGAGTTACACTGTCCTAATCAGCGCTAATCGACTCCTATTCTTATGAAGTTATTCTATTGTCACTATTGACTCGTCTCTTATTActcttagtagatctatattctaattACTCAGTACTGAGTCTAAATCTAACTCTTATAGACTCTATAAATCAAATCTaaaatctataaatcaaataatgtacatttaagttgttttttaatcttctAAAGCGCAACACAGTACAGTATTATATTATAACTTAACAATATTTTctactagattagatctatatgtatattCTTTAGTTTATGCTTCAACTGCTCCCCCTTTTTTCTTCAAATTCTATTTGTATACCAGATCTATAACATTCGTAAATAAAACACTTCTCTTAGTAGACAGCCATTCCATTTCTAGTTATAGATTTGTAATAGGGGTGAAGTATATCTGTTTCCTTCACCAGTGTTTAAAAATTCATGTAAAGCctgttaaataaaaatgtatttttttcttggatAATTTCTCCTATTATTGTtatcaaacttttaaaaaatcttatcttaaaCTAAATGAGAGTTTGACTGGGGTAAACTGAAACAAATGGATTTCTGACAATGATACCAGTACTTGAACTCTTAATACTAACTACTTAAAAATAcacaacagtaaaaaaaaaatattttttaattctcacattatatctagatctgaatctatcaagtaaaagtaaagttctccttttgtgaccttacaatctatggggcagatgatgttaaggtcatctctttttctatggccaacagagcaggatgtcatgtggccagcgcaacgaccaactgactttactttccctaactaaagtcaggtacccattagagttgggtggacttgggATCCAAGATCTTAACCACCCAGCCACTGCGCCCTCATTATATCTATCAACCATGCAGTAATTTTATTGTCCCCACTAGAGGGAATTAACATTGATCTAAAGATATATTAAACCATTCATTGTTACAGAGTGGTTATCCAAGCCTCCGTCCTCATTCCTCTTCTAGCAAAGTGATTGATTTGCCTGATGGTCTGTATGGTGTTCCAGATGCAATGCTGAATGGGTATGTCCATGTTTAGAAATCatacttattaaataaaatgttattaaagagggggggaaaaaaaaggatattaGCTTTAACAAAGTGCATTTTATTTGCAGCTTGCAAGCCTGCCGAGCAAGTTCCTCCCTTCAAACAGTGCACCCACTTCAAGCATCAGAAATGGTGGTACGTTTGAAAAAGTTTTATAAAAGACATTATCTCCATTTTATACCCAACAAAACAGTGTTAAACAAAACCAGTCTTTTATGATGAGCATTCatatagaaaaatgaaataataattatagtaaGTGTGTTTATTTATTCCTTCTATCcctaacaaaattatttttttttataaaaattagtGGCAAGACCATCAGATGAAAATGGACTTTGTCATGTTAAGAAACTCTCAAGG contains:
- the LOC106072437 gene encoding proteasome maturation protein-like — translated: MSGYPSLRPHSSSSKVIDLPDGLYGVPDAMLNGLQACRASSSLQTVHPLQASEMVWQDHQMKMDFVMLRNSQGLHAPLKLQMEHFAVSQMQRLPCLHSSNLMMDTLTGADDLIKFEDILNNPADSEVMGQPHAMMERKLGLL